The Acidimicrobiales bacterium genome contains the following window.
CCTGAGCCCAGCGGATCCCGAAGAAGCTCCAGCGGCGAGGACACGGCCTGCTATGTCTACGGGATCGTCCCCGCCGATGTGGAGTCGGAAGGCGACGCCCGAGGGGTTGGGGATCCTCCGGGCAAGATTGGTGTCGTGCAGTGCGGCGAGATTGCAGCCCTGGTCAGCGAGGTGCACCTCGGGCGGCCTCTCGGAACCCCCGAGGATCTCGCGGCTCACCAGACGCTGCTCGACGCCGTTATTAGCGCGGCGCCCGTCCTCCCCCTGCGCTTCGGTGCCGTCATGGCGGACGCCAAGGCGGTCAAGGAAGAGCTTCTGGCCCCTCCCCACGATGAGTTCGTCGCTGCCCTCAAGGAGCTCGATGGTCAGGCCCAGTATCTGGTCAAGGGTCGGTACATTGAAGAGGCGATCCTTGCAGAGGTGCTGTCCGAGGTTCCGGAGGCCGAGCAGCTGCGCGAGCAGCTCCGCGGCCAGCCGGACGACGCGACGCGCAACCTCCGGA
Protein-coding sequences here:
- a CDS encoding GvpL/GvpF family gas vesicle protein, producing the protein PEPSGSRRSSSGEDTACYVYGIVPADVESEGDARGVGDPPGKIGVVQCGEIAALVSEVHLGRPLGTPEDLAAHQTLLDAVISAAPVLPLRFGAVMADAKAVKEELLAPPHDEFVAALKELDGQAQYLVKGRYIEEAILAEVLSEVPEAEQLREQLRGQPDDATRNLRIQLGEIINQAVTVKREGDTAKMVDVLGPYAAASAVREPTHEMDAAQVVLLVELEREDELENVVEELARAWDGRVTVRLRGPMAPYDFVVKGNGSQ